One part of the Mangrovibacillus cuniculi genome encodes these proteins:
- the atpA gene encoding F0F1 ATP synthase subunit alpha gives MSIKAEEISALIKQQIESYQSDIQVSDVGTVIQIGDGIARAHGLDNVMAGELVEFSNGVMGMAQNLEENNVGIIILGPYRDIKEGDEVRRTGRIMEVPVGEELIGRVVNSLGQPVDGLGPINTTKTRPIESLAPGVMDRKSVHEPLQTGIKAIDALVPIGRGQRELIIGDRQTGKTSVAIDTILNQADQDMVCIYVAIGQKESTVRNAVETLRKHGALDYTIVVTASASSPAPMLFLAPYAGVTMGEEFMFNGKHVLVVYDDLSKQASAYRELSLLLRRPPGREAFPGDVFYLHSRLLERAAKLSDAKGAGSITALPFVETQAGDISAYIPTNVISITDGQIFLQSDLFFSGVRPAINAGLSVSRVGGSAQIKAMKKVAGTLRLDLASYRELEAFAQFGSDLDKATQAKLNRGARTVEVLKQDLNKPLKVEKQVAILYALTKGHLDDIKVEDIRRFEDEFLSWLDSNHTAVLEHIRSTKELPSDEDMVAAINAFKKTFVASA, from the coding sequence ATGAGCATCAAAGCGGAAGAAATCAGTGCGCTGATTAAACAGCAAATTGAAAGCTATCAATCCGATATTCAAGTAAGTGATGTAGGTACAGTTATTCAAATTGGTGACGGTATCGCGCGTGCTCATGGTCTTGATAATGTTATGGCAGGAGAACTTGTTGAATTCTCTAACGGTGTAATGGGTATGGCCCAAAACCTTGAGGAAAACAACGTAGGTATCATCATCCTAGGCCCTTACCGTGACATTAAAGAAGGCGATGAAGTGCGTCGTACAGGTCGTATCATGGAGGTTCCAGTTGGTGAGGAACTTATCGGCCGTGTCGTTAACTCATTAGGTCAACCAGTTGATGGTCTTGGCCCAATCAATACAACAAAAACTCGTCCAATCGAGAGTTTAGCTCCTGGTGTAATGGATCGTAAATCGGTTCATGAGCCACTTCAAACAGGTATTAAAGCAATCGATGCTCTTGTACCAATCGGTCGTGGACAACGTGAGTTAATTATCGGTGACCGTCAAACAGGTAAAACATCTGTAGCGATCGATACGATTCTTAACCAAGCAGACCAAGACATGGTATGTATCTACGTAGCAATCGGACAAAAAGAATCAACTGTTCGTAATGCAGTAGAAACTTTACGTAAGCACGGTGCCCTAGATTACACAATCGTTGTAACAGCATCTGCTTCTTCTCCAGCTCCAATGTTATTCCTAGCTCCTTACGCTGGTGTAACAATGGGTGAAGAGTTCATGTTCAATGGTAAGCACGTACTAGTGGTATACGATGATCTTTCTAAACAAGCATCTGCATACCGTGAGCTTTCTCTACTTCTTCGCCGTCCTCCAGGTCGTGAAGCATTCCCAGGGGATGTATTCTACCTACACAGCCGTCTGTTAGAGCGCGCTGCGAAGCTAAGTGATGCGAAAGGTGCTGGATCTATTACAGCGTTACCGTTCGTTGAAACACAAGCGGGAGATATCTCTGCTTATATTCCGACAAACGTTATCTCTATCACGGATGGACAGATCTTCTTACAATCTGACTTATTCTTCTCCGGTGTACGTCCAGCGATCAACGCAGGTCTTTCCGTATCTCGTGTAGGAGGATCCGCTCAGATCAAAGCAATGAAAAAGGTAGCAGGTACGCTACGTCTTGACCTTGCATCTTACCGTGAGTTAGAAGCGTTCGCACAGTTCGGTTCTGACCTAGATAAAGCAACTCAAGCAAAACTTAACCGTGGTGCTCGTACAGTTGAGGTTCTAAAACAGGATCTTAACAAACCACTAAAAGTTGAAAAGCAAGTTGCCATCCTTTATGCACTAACAAAAGGACACTTAGATGACATTAAAGTTGAAGACATTCGTCGCTTTGAAGACGAGTTCTTAAGCTGGTTAGACTCAAACCACACAGCAGTTTTAGAGCACATCCGTTCTACGAAAGAGTTACCTTCTGACGAAGATATGGTAGCGGCAATCAACGCATTCAAAAAGACTTTCGTTGCATCTGCGTAA
- a CDS encoding F0F1 ATP synthase subunit delta produces the protein MKQSTVAKRYAQALYEVAVKNQQVDLIESELSVVKQVVVNNPEILTVLGAPKLSLAKKKEMVGQAFASASDFVRNTLFLLVDRHRMSEVTSVIDAYSNLVNEAKGRANATVYSVRALTQEEQVQISAAYAPKVGKSSLHITNIVDPSILGGLKVRIGNRIFDATLQGKMDRLTKKLVIN, from the coding sequence ATGAAACAATCAACGGTAGCAAAACGCTATGCACAAGCTCTTTATGAAGTAGCAGTAAAGAACCAACAAGTCGATCTAATTGAGTCAGAGCTATCGGTTGTGAAGCAAGTTGTGGTGAACAACCCTGAAATCTTAACGGTTTTAGGAGCTCCGAAACTATCCTTAGCGAAAAAGAAAGAAATGGTTGGCCAAGCATTCGCTAGCGCTTCCGATTTCGTTCGAAATACATTATTCCTTTTAGTAGATCGTCATCGTATGAGTGAAGTAACATCTGTTATTGACGCATACAGCAATCTAGTAAATGAAGCAAAAGGTAGAGCAAATGCTACTGTTTACTCTGTCCGCGCGTTAACGCAGGAAGAGCAAGTACAAATCTCTGCAGCATATGCACCGAAAGTAGGGAAGTCTTCTCTACATATTACGAACATTGTTGATCCAAGTATTCTTGGAGGCTTAAAAGTTCGTATTGGTAACAGAATTTTCGATGCCACTTTACAAGGTAAAATGGATCGTTTAACAAAGAAACTAGTAATTAACTAA
- the atpF gene encoding F0F1 ATP synthase subunit B, with protein MEGVKRIVVLDYLALGAGGPFTGADAIYQLLVFALLMFLLKKFAWGPLVGVMKQREDYVNNEIEEAEADRAEAQKLLEEQRQQLNEARTEASELIANAKKQSEQMRVELTEAAKVEAERMKEAARREIAQERDAAVAALREQVASLSVLVASKVISKELTSADQDKLIQDTIKEAGDIR; from the coding sequence TTGGAGGGAGTGAAACGTATCGTGGTACTAGATTACTTAGCATTAGGTGCAGGCGGTCCTTTTACAGGGGCAGACGCAATCTACCAATTGTTAGTCTTCGCATTACTAATGTTCCTACTTAAGAAATTCGCGTGGGGCCCTCTAGTAGGCGTCATGAAACAACGTGAAGATTATGTAAATAATGAAATCGAAGAAGCAGAAGCAGACCGTGCAGAAGCGCAAAAACTTCTAGAAGAGCAGCGTCAACAACTGAACGAAGCGCGTACAGAAGCTAGCGAGCTTATTGCAAATGCGAAAAAGCAATCAGAGCAAATGCGTGTTGAATTAACAGAAGCTGCGAAAGTAGAAGCAGAGCGTATGAAAGAAGCTGCTCGCCGTGAAATCGCACAAGAACGTGATGCTGCAGTAGCGGCACTTCGTGAACAAGTGGCTTCATTATCTGTTCTAGTAGCGTCTAAAGTTATTTCTAAAGAACTTACATCTGCAGATCAAGACAAGTTAATCCAAGATACAATTAAAGAGGCAGGCGACATCCGATGA
- the atpE gene encoding F0F1 ATP synthase subunit C, with translation MTALAAAIAIGLAAFGASIGNGMIVSKTVEGIARQPEARGVLQTTMFIGVALVEALPIIAVVMAFILNGQS, from the coding sequence ATGACAGCATTAGCAGCAGCAATTGCAATCGGTTTAGCAGCATTCGGAGCATCAATTGGTAACGGTATGATCGTTTCTAAAACAGTAGAAGGTATCGCTCGTCAACCAGAAGCACGTGGCGTTCTTCAAACAACTATGTTCATCGGGGTAGCACTAGTTGAGGCCCTTCCTATCATCGCGGTAGTAATGGCATTCATCCTTAACGGCCAATCTTAA
- the atpB gene encoding F0F1 ATP synthase subunit A, whose protein sequence is MNHKSPVWEIIEGSGIYVNLSNIMMTTIAAAVVFIIAIICTRNLQMKPTGAQNFIEWVLDFVRNIIKSNMAWNDGARFHLFGLTLIMYIFVANMLGLPFAFIVDDYLWWKSPTADPLITMSLAIMVVALSHYYGIKLKGFKEYGKDFARPMWFLFPLKIIEEFSNTLTLGLRLYGNIYAGEILLALLAGSLAMSGVGGLIGAIIPTLIWQGFSIFVGAIQSFIFLMLAMVYMAHKVSHDH, encoded by the coding sequence ATGAATCATAAATCACCAGTTTGGGAAATTATCGAAGGTTCTGGAATCTATGTCAATTTGAGTAACATCATGATGACAACGATCGCAGCTGCGGTAGTATTTATTATCGCAATCATTTGTACACGAAATCTGCAAATGAAACCTACTGGTGCGCAAAACTTTATCGAATGGGTTCTGGACTTCGTTCGTAACATCATTAAAAGTAATATGGCCTGGAACGATGGAGCGCGCTTCCACTTATTCGGATTAACGCTTATCATGTACATATTTGTTGCAAATATGTTAGGGCTACCATTCGCATTCATCGTTGATGACTACTTATGGTGGAAATCCCCAACAGCAGATCCATTAATTACGATGTCTCTAGCAATCATGGTAGTTGCATTATCTCACTATTATGGTATCAAATTAAAAGGCTTTAAAGAGTATGGGAAGGACTTTGCCCGTCCAATGTGGTTCCTTTTCCCGCTGAAAATTATCGAGGAGTTCTCAAACACGTTAACACTTGGTCTACGTTTATACGGGAACATTTACGCGGGAGAAATTCTATTAGCTCTACTTGCTGGTTCTCTGGCTATGTCAGGTGTCGGTGGACTTATAGGTGCCATTATCCCAACGTTAATTTGGCAAGGATTCTCCATTTTCGTTGGTGCAATCCAATCATTTATTTTCTTAATGTTAGCAATGGTTTATATGGCTCATAAAGTTAGTCATGACCATTAA
- a CDS encoding ATP synthase subunit I → MRNVTNMFNRQRKALIYLTALFVLGWGFTPFKAVFLGLALGTVGAVLTHVTHARFNLRFGDAVVNGTKLRNTGFMTRVAIAVLAVMLALEYPAYISFYATIFGLITIYIVIMIDFLVFELLLPRKKRGEKDES, encoded by the coding sequence ATGAGAAACGTAACTAACATGTTCAACAGACAACGTAAAGCATTGATTTACCTAACAGCATTATTTGTGCTGGGATGGGGGTTTACACCATTTAAGGCGGTCTTTTTAGGACTAGCTTTAGGGACGGTTGGAGCTGTACTTACTCACGTAACTCATGCAAGGTTTAACTTGAGGTTTGGTGATGCGGTTGTAAACGGCACAAAATTGAGAAATACAGGATTTATGACACGTGTAGCGATTGCTGTTTTAGCGGTAATGCTCGCACTAGAGTATCCTGCATACATCAGTTTTTATGCCACTATATTTGGATTAATAACAATTTATATTGTTATTATGATAGATTTCCTGGTGTTTGAATTACTACTTCCACGTAAAAAGCGAGGTGAAAAAGATGAATCATAA
- a CDS encoding AtpZ/AtpI family protein has translation MKSDSRHPIKSFALYSTIVSQLAGCPVIGMLIGKWMDQQLLTSPWCMVTGLLLGFAAGILAVIKTINKL, from the coding sequence ATGAAATCCGACAGTCGACACCCTATTAAATCATTTGCTTTATATTCAACCATTGTTTCGCAGCTTGCAGGCTGTCCCGTTATCGGAATGTTGATCGGGAAGTGGATGGATCAACAACTACTGACATCACCATGGTGTATGGTGACGGGGCTATTGTTGGGATTTGCAGCAGGGATCCTTGCTGTCATCAAAACGATCAATAAGCTTTAA
- a CDS encoding S8 family serine peptidase — protein MILISCIFFLNISISAASPSIPMTNPPKDQLQTTTILVETDEPVAKFKETLPSQAKIRFTFQHLFKGYSIVGPTNYLNRWAETQPTITQTSPVLTYKVEEHANMDLIGVEQARHFGNKFGQRLTGKGIKVGVIDTGLDYDHRDLSRNYKKGVDFVDLDRDPLEATARNYGPTYHGTHVAGIIAANGSMQGVAPNASLYIYRALGPGGAGTSDQVLAALEQAYIDKVDVVNLSLGSSVNAPDLPITKALDKIVEKGITAIVSSGNTGPGVWTVGTPGTSSKAITVGASTPKLKTPTLQWGDEQLHLLPVQQAKTFEIGRSFTLVDAGQTITDIQQTDLTGKVAVVKRGGVSFLDKTRVSMEQGAIGILFYNSEPGELHAGLEIPVPIASGALSKENGDRLIKAIQDNGGQLLVRSGEVETVDQLASFSSRGPVTRSYTIKPDVLAPGVQIKSTVPGGYLPLEGTSMSAPYVAGVAALLKEAHPEWGPVEIKSALMTTAEQLVDIEKNRYRVYEQGAGRIFVEKALEATSVYEPTSLTFYEKENKTIHITNNSEKQQTYFVDAKEWSHIFAASPILTLEPGEEGDLVVSLKNNDVDNRMMTEGFISIREGIDDRSIPFLVIHQEPDYPRIQGFVAELNAGKLGYEVYLPGGADSFSIALYDPGTLTFEKFVDWEKNVKPGLREKDIIFPTQSTEYGSYLFVLCVEKSGKTEFAGVLL, from the coding sequence ATGATCTTAATCAGTTGTATCTTTTTTCTAAACATCTCAATTAGTGCAGCATCTCCATCCATACCAATGACAAATCCACCAAAAGACCAATTACAGACAACCACTATACTAGTTGAAACGGATGAACCTGTTGCTAAATTCAAAGAAACACTTCCGTCTCAGGCGAAAATTCGCTTCACTTTCCAACATCTTTTTAAAGGGTATTCTATTGTAGGTCCAACAAACTATCTGAACCGCTGGGCAGAAACTCAACCAACCATCACACAAACCTCTCCAGTCCTAACTTACAAAGTAGAAGAACACGCCAACATGGATTTAATTGGAGTAGAGCAAGCTCGTCACTTTGGTAACAAATTTGGCCAGCGCCTCACAGGAAAAGGCATTAAAGTAGGAGTGATTGATACAGGTTTAGACTATGATCATCGTGACCTTTCGCGCAACTATAAAAAAGGGGTAGACTTCGTTGATTTAGACCGCGATCCACTGGAAGCGACAGCTCGGAACTATGGCCCTACATACCACGGCACACATGTGGCAGGAATAATTGCCGCAAACGGTTCGATGCAAGGAGTTGCACCTAACGCCTCGCTCTATATATACAGAGCACTTGGTCCTGGTGGAGCGGGTACCTCTGACCAAGTGCTCGCTGCTTTAGAACAAGCGTATATCGATAAAGTTGATGTAGTGAATCTCTCTCTCGGAAGTTCTGTTAACGCGCCTGATCTTCCAATTACGAAAGCTCTAGATAAAATAGTAGAAAAAGGTATAACAGCTATTGTATCAAGCGGAAACACCGGTCCTGGCGTATGGACGGTTGGCACACCGGGAACGTCTAGCAAAGCGATCACGGTAGGGGCTTCGACACCTAAATTGAAAACCCCAACGTTACAGTGGGGTGATGAGCAGCTGCACCTCTTACCAGTGCAACAAGCTAAGACATTTGAAATAGGGAGATCATTTACTCTTGTGGATGCAGGTCAAACAATTACGGATATCCAACAAACAGACCTAACTGGAAAAGTAGCTGTCGTAAAGCGGGGCGGCGTGTCATTCCTAGACAAAACGAGAGTATCTATGGAGCAAGGAGCTATTGGGATTCTTTTTTATAACTCAGAACCAGGGGAATTACACGCGGGTTTAGAAATCCCTGTTCCAATAGCATCTGGTGCACTTTCAAAAGAAAACGGAGACAGATTAATAAAAGCAATCCAAGACAATGGAGGACAGCTACTTGTTCGTTCTGGTGAAGTAGAGACAGTAGATCAATTAGCAAGTTTTAGTTCAAGAGGACCTGTTACTCGTTCCTACACCATTAAACCTGATGTTTTGGCTCCTGGAGTTCAAATCAAAAGTACCGTTCCAGGTGGGTATCTTCCTTTGGAAGGAACGAGTATGTCTGCGCCTTATGTGGCTGGTGTAGCAGCTTTATTAAAAGAAGCTCATCCAGAATGGGGGCCGGTAGAAATAAAGTCAGCGCTTATGACAACGGCGGAACAACTAGTGGATATAGAAAAAAATCGTTACAGAGTGTATGAACAGGGAGCTGGACGTATCTTTGTAGAAAAAGCATTGGAAGCAACTAGTGTTTATGAGCCAACGAGCCTTACGTTCTATGAGAAGGAAAATAAAACCATTCACATCACAAATAATAGTGAGAAGCAGCAAACTTATTTTGTAGATGCAAAAGAATGGTCACATATCTTTGCAGCCTCTCCGATCTTAACACTAGAGCCAGGGGAGGAAGGGGACTTAGTTGTCTCTCTAAAAAATAATGATGTAGACAATAGAATGATGACAGAAGGGTTTATCTCGATTAGAGAGGGGATAGATGATCGAAGTATTCCGTTCTTAGTGATTCATCAAGAGCCGGACTATCCTAGGATTCAAGGGTTTGTGGCTGAATTAAACGCTGGAAAGTTAGGGTATGAAGTGTACTTACCGGGTGGAGCAGATTCATTTTCTATTGCTTTGTATGATCCAGGAACACTAACGTTTGAAAAGTTTGTCGACTGGGAGAAAAATGTGAAACCAGGACTTCGAGAGAAGGATATAATTTTTCCGACACAGAGTACAGAATACGGGAGTTATTTATTCGTTTTGTGTGTAGAAAAGTCGGGGAAAACAGAATTTGCAGGGGTGCTTCTATAG
- the wecB gene encoding non-hydrolyzing UDP-N-acetylglucosamine 2-epimerase: MNRPIKVMTIFGTRPEAIKMAPLVLELKKYPDHFEPIVAVTAQHRQMLDQVMSIFDITPDYDLNIMKDRQTLTTITTRALEGLDEVMKEAKPDIVLVHGDTTTTFVAGLAAFYNQIPVGHVEAGLRTWNKYSPFPEEMNRQLTGIMADLHFAPTSQSKDNLLEENKKADGIFVTGNTAIDALTTTVKEDYTHEVLDNLGDKRLVLMTAHRRENLGQPMRNMFRAIRRVVDEQPDITVVYPVHLNPAVRELADELLGGHERIHLIEPLDVIDFHNFASRAHLILTDSGGVQEEAPSLGVPVLVLRDTTERPEGIAAGTLKLAGIEEQPIYDMATELLTNDEAYKKMAQASNPYGDGQASYRIGQAIRYHFHQLSERPHDFNI; this comes from the coding sequence ATGAACCGACCAATTAAGGTAATGACGATCTTTGGTACAAGACCGGAAGCAATTAAAATGGCACCGCTTGTTCTAGAGTTAAAGAAATACCCAGATCATTTCGAACCGATTGTGGCTGTTACAGCGCAGCACCGTCAAATGCTAGATCAAGTGATGTCTATTTTTGACATCACTCCGGATTACGACCTAAACATCATGAAAGACCGCCAAACGCTTACGACGATTACAACTCGTGCATTAGAAGGTCTTGATGAAGTAATGAAAGAAGCAAAGCCAGATATCGTGCTTGTTCACGGTGACACGACAACCACGTTCGTTGCAGGTTTGGCAGCATTTTATAACCAAATTCCAGTTGGACACGTGGAAGCGGGTCTTCGTACGTGGAACAAGTATTCTCCGTTCCCAGAAGAAATGAATCGCCAGCTTACAGGAATTATGGCGGACCTTCATTTTGCCCCTACAAGTCAGTCGAAAGATAACTTGCTGGAAGAAAATAAGAAAGCAGACGGAATCTTTGTAACTGGTAATACGGCGATAGATGCTTTAACAACAACGGTTAAAGAAGACTACACGCATGAAGTATTAGACAACCTAGGTGACAAACGTCTTGTGCTTATGACAGCGCATCGTCGTGAAAATCTAGGTCAACCAATGCGTAACATGTTCCGTGCAATCCGTCGAGTAGTAGACGAGCAACCTGACATAACGGTTGTTTATCCAGTTCACTTAAACCCTGCTGTGCGTGAACTAGCAGATGAACTTCTTGGAGGACATGAGCGAATCCACCTAATTGAGCCGCTTGATGTTATTGATTTCCATAACTTTGCATCTCGTGCGCATTTAATTCTGACAGATTCCGGTGGCGTACAAGAAGAGGCTCCTTCTTTAGGAGTACCGGTATTAGTTCTTCGTGATACAACAGAGCGACCAGAAGGAATTGCTGCTGGGACGCTAAAGCTTGCAGGAATAGAAGAACAACCAATTTATGATATGGCGACAGAATTGTTAACAAACGATGAAGCGTATAAAAAAATGGCGCAAGCTTCTAATCCATATGGAGATGGACAAGCATCCTACCGTATCGGCCAAGCAATTCGTTACCACTTCCATCAACTATCAGAACGACCACATGACTTTAACATTTAA
- the upp gene encoding uracil phosphoribosyltransferase, with protein MGKVYVFDHPLIQHKLTMVRDVNTGTKEFRELTDEISTLMAFEITRDLPLEDVTVQTPVSEASAKVLAGKKLGIVPILRAGLGMVDGILKLIPAAKVGHVGLYRDPETLQPVEYYVKLPSDVEERDFIVVDPMLATGGSAVEAIHSLKKRGAVSIKFMCLVACPEGVEAIKEAHPDVDIYIAALDEKLNDHGYIVPGLGDAGDRLFGTK; from the coding sequence ATGGGAAAAGTATACGTGTTTGATCATCCATTAATTCAACATAAACTAACAATGGTTCGTGATGTAAATACAGGAACGAAGGAGTTTCGTGAACTTACAGACGAAATTTCAACGTTAATGGCATTTGAAATTACTCGCGATTTGCCTCTAGAAGATGTAACGGTGCAAACGCCAGTAAGCGAAGCAAGTGCGAAAGTGTTAGCTGGTAAAAAATTAGGTATCGTGCCAATTCTTCGTGCAGGTCTTGGTATGGTAGACGGTATTTTAAAATTAATTCCGGCTGCAAAAGTAGGACACGTGGGACTTTACCGCGATCCAGAAACGCTCCAACCAGTAGAATATTATGTAAAGCTTCCATCTGACGTGGAAGAGCGTGACTTCATTGTTGTAGATCCGATGCTTGCTACTGGTGGATCAGCAGTGGAGGCAATCCATTCATTAAAAAAACGCGGTGCCGTAAGCATCAAATTTATGTGCTTAGTTGCTTGCCCAGAAGGCGTAGAAGCAATTAAAGAAGCGCATCCGGATGTAGACATTTACATCGCTGCACTTGATGAAAAGTTAAATGACCATGGTTACATCGTTCCGGGACTAGGGGATGCTGGTGACCGTTTATTCGGAACGAAATAA
- the glyA gene encoding serine hydroxymethyltransferase: MSTIQKQDQAVFEAIKLELSRQRSKIELIASENFVSEAVMEAQGSVLTNKYAEGYPGKRYYGGCEHVDIVENIARDRAKEIFGADHANVQPHSGAQANMAVYFTILDYGDTVLGMNLSHGGHLTHGSPVNFSGVQYKFVEYGVDQDTQMINYEDVRAKALEHKPKLIVAGASAYPREIDFAKFREIADEVGAYLMVDMAHIAGLVAVGEHPNPVPYADFVTTTTHKTLRGPRGGMILCKEQYAKQIDKAIFPGIQGGPLMHVIAAKAVAFGEILDGDFQAYAKQIKSNANRLAERLEENGVQLVSGGTDNHLVLIDLRNLELTGKVAEHVLDEIGITVNKNTIPFDPQSPFVTSGIRIGTAAVTSRGMVEADMDEIADIIALTLKNHEDAEVLKTAANRVEKLTSKFALYPTR; this comes from the coding sequence ATGAGTACAATTCAAAAACAAGATCAAGCTGTGTTCGAAGCAATTAAATTAGAACTATCACGCCAACGTTCCAAAATTGAGTTAATTGCATCGGAAAACTTTGTAAGTGAAGCAGTAATGGAAGCACAAGGTTCCGTTTTAACAAACAAATATGCGGAAGGCTATCCTGGCAAGCGTTACTACGGTGGCTGTGAGCATGTAGATATCGTTGAAAATATCGCTCGTGACCGCGCAAAAGAAATTTTTGGTGCAGATCACGCAAACGTTCAACCGCATTCCGGCGCACAAGCTAACATGGCAGTTTATTTCACGATTCTTGATTATGGTGATACAGTACTAGGAATGAACTTAAGTCACGGAGGACACCTAACACACGGTAGCCCAGTAAACTTCTCAGGCGTACAATACAAATTTGTAGAGTACGGAGTAGATCAAGATACACAAATGATTAATTATGAAGACGTGCGAGCAAAAGCACTAGAACATAAACCGAAACTAATCGTTGCAGGAGCAAGTGCATACCCGCGCGAAATCGACTTTGCCAAGTTCCGTGAAATCGCGGACGAAGTAGGAGCTTACCTAATGGTCGATATGGCGCATATCGCTGGATTAGTAGCAGTAGGCGAACATCCAAACCCAGTGCCGTACGCGGACTTCGTAACGACAACAACGCATAAAACACTTCGCGGACCTCGTGGAGGAATGATTCTTTGTAAAGAACAGTACGCAAAGCAAATCGACAAAGCTATCTTCCCTGGTATCCAAGGTGGCCCGCTAATGCACGTAATTGCGGCTAAAGCGGTAGCATTCGGAGAAATCTTAGACGGTGACTTCCAAGCTTATGCAAAACAAATCAAGTCTAATGCTAATCGCTTAGCGGAGCGACTAGAGGAAAACGGCGTTCAATTAGTATCTGGCGGCACAGATAACCACTTAGTACTAATTGACCTTCGTAACTTAGAGTTAACAGGTAAAGTGGCGGAGCACGTGTTAGATGAAATCGGAATTACGGTCAACAAAAACACTATTCCATTTGACCCACAATCTCCATTCGTAACAAGCGGAATCCGTATCGGAACAGCTGCTGTGACATCCCGCGGAATGGTCGAGGCGGATATGGACGAAATTGCAGACATCATCGCGCTAACACTGAAAAACCACGAAGATGCTGAAGTACTGAAAACAGCAGCAAACAGAGTAGAAAAACTAACATCTAAGTTCGCGCTTTATCCTACGAGATAA
- a CDS encoding TIGR01440 family protein encodes MNGIAKTFRDGLIEYQTTAKLRVGQLFVIGCSTSEIAGEHIGTAGAEDVAQTLWEVLDDFQEQTGVHLAFQCCEHLNRALVVERKVAEKLGLGEVSVIPCREAGGAMATTAHEHMNNAIVVENIQAHGGVDIGDTFIGMHLKAVAVPVRTSVKEIGAAHVTWARTRPKLIGGGRAKY; translated from the coding sequence ATGAATGGAATCGCAAAAACGTTTAGAGATGGGCTAATTGAGTATCAAACAACAGCAAAACTTCGTGTAGGCCAATTGTTTGTCATTGGTTGCTCAACATCAGAAATCGCTGGCGAGCATATTGGCACGGCTGGTGCAGAAGATGTTGCACAAACACTGTGGGAAGTGTTAGATGACTTCCAAGAGCAGACGGGCGTCCATCTGGCTTTCCAATGTTGTGAACACTTAAACCGCGCACTAGTAGTGGAACGAAAAGTAGCGGAGAAATTAGGATTAGGGGAAGTATCTGTCATCCCTTGTCGTGAAGCGGGTGGAGCCATGGCAACAACCGCGCATGAACACATGAATAACGCGATTGTAGTGGAGAACATTCAGGCTCATGGCGGAGTGGATATCGGAGACACGTTTATCGGCATGCATCTAAAAGCTGTAGCAGTTCCAGTGCGAACTTCCGTGAAAGAAATTGGAGCAGCGCACGTGACATGGGCTAGAACGAGACCAAAATTAATTGGTGGCGGAAGAGCAAAATATTAA
- the rpiB gene encoding ribose 5-phosphate isomerase B, whose product MKVIVASDHGGINIRKEVLDVLNDLGIPYEDIGCECETSVDYPDYALPAAERVASGEFDRAILICGTGIGMSIAANKVKGIRCALVHDMFSAKATRQHNDTNVLAMGERVIGPGLAREIVKVWLETEYEGGRHANRLAKIAEIEEKYRA is encoded by the coding sequence ATGAAAGTAATCGTAGCATCAGATCATGGTGGAATCAACATCAGAAAAGAAGTGTTAGACGTATTGAATGACCTTGGTATTCCGTATGAGGATATCGGTTGTGAATGTGAGACATCCGTAGACTATCCAGATTATGCTTTGCCAGCAGCAGAACGCGTAGCCTCAGGTGAATTTGACCGAGCAATCCTTATTTGTGGGACAGGAATCGGCATGTCTATCGCAGCGAACAAAGTGAAAGGCATTCGCTGTGCATTAGTGCATGATATGTTTAGCGCGAAAGCCACTCGTCAACACAATGATACAAACGTATTAGCAATGGGAGAGCGTGTCATCGGTCCTGGACTAGCACGTGAAATCGTAAAAGTTTGGTTAGAAACAGAGTACGAAGGTGGCCGTCATGCAAATCGTTTGGCTAAAATTGCAGAAATAGAAGAGAAGTACCGAGCATGA